Genomic segment of Rickettsiella endosymbiont of Xylota segnis:
AGTAAACTTCTAACCTTGACCATTGTTTATCTAAATCACACAACAAAACTTGATTATTATATAAAGACCGATTTGTGACCACTATTACAATATCTACTTCAGGTAACCTACTCTGATTAAGCCGAAAACTCTCGCGAATGAGGCGTTTTAGCCGATTTCTAGCTGATGCACTTGGAATTACCTTTTTTGCAATAGCTAAACCT
This window contains:
- the rnpA gene encoding ribonuclease P protein component, which encodes MIKANQGFVKLLRLQRAEDFQQVFRLGNKQSQGGLVIYTRLNGLGFARLGLAIAKKVIPSASARNRLKRLIRESFRLNQSRLPEVDIVIVVTNRSLYNNQVLLCDLDKQWSRLEVYYKRA